The Deltaproteobacteria bacterium genome contains a region encoding:
- the lipB gene encoding lipoyl(octanoyl) transferase LipB, translating into MTRSTCLYLELPLTDYREAWELQRKIVTAKISRSLSRDVILVLEHPPVYTLGRRGGIENLCVSKAFLERKGIAVVPVERGGDITYHGPGQLVAYPLLDIQRTRLGVTDLVGRLEDVMIHTAAAVGISAGRNPLNRGVWIDNAKLGSIGIAIRKGVTFHGMALNVNLDLTPFSWINPCGLQGVAMTSLEKEAGRAVDMQEARQAGIANLAGALDMHLERVELETFMRSLDLSGVDTADGPKL; encoded by the coding sequence ATGACCCGTTCCACATGTCTATACCTCGAATTGCCCCTGACCGATTACCGGGAGGCCTGGGAGCTGCAACGGAAAATCGTAACCGCCAAAATATCACGATCCCTGTCCAGGGACGTGATCCTGGTGCTGGAGCACCCGCCTGTTTACACGCTCGGACGCAGGGGTGGTATCGAAAATCTGTGTGTTTCCAAAGCGTTCCTTGAAAGAAAGGGTATCGCCGTGGTTCCGGTGGAACGGGGAGGAGACATCACCTACCACGGACCCGGCCAGCTGGTGGCCTACCCCCTGCTGGATATCCAGCGCACCCGCCTGGGTGTCACCGATCTGGTCGGACGCCTGGAGGACGTCATGATCCATACGGCTGCGGCCGTTGGCATTTCTGCCGGGCGCAATCCGTTGAACCGGGGTGTCTGGATCGACAACGCCAAACTCGGCAGCATCGGCATCGCCATTCGAAAGGGCGTCACCTTTCACGGCATGGCCCTGAATGTCAACCTCGACCTGACACCTTTCTCCTGGATCAACCCCTGCGGGCTTCAGGGGGTTGCCATGACCTCCTTGGAAAAAGAGGCCGGCCGGGCCGTCGATATGCAAGAGGCCCGGCAAGCAGGGATCGCCAATCTGGCCGGTGCACTCGACATGCATCTCGAAAGGGTGGAACTGGAAACTTTCATGCGGTCGCTTGATCTAAGTGGGGTTGATACGGCAGACGGGCCGAAATTATAG
- the gcvH gene encoding glycine cleavage system protein GcvH — MKEISELNFPDDLKYAEDHEWARMENGEATIGICDYAQDQLGDVVFVELPQVGDTFEKGQEFGTVESVKAVSELFTPLSGEVTAVNGNLEDAPELVNNEPYAGGWMIRIKPANAAEMDELMTKDAYLAMLKG; from the coding sequence ATGAAAGAAATCAGTGAACTCAATTTCCCCGACGACCTTAAGTATGCTGAAGACCACGAGTGGGCCCGGATGGAAAACGGCGAAGCGACCATCGGCATCTGTGACTACGCCCAGGATCAGCTCGGAGACGTTGTATTCGTCGAGCTGCCCCAGGTCGGTGACACCTTCGAAAAAGGGCAGGAATTCGGTACCGTGGAATCGGTAAAGGCCGTGTCCGAACTGTTCACGCCCTTGAGCGGAGAAGTGACCGCCGTCAACGGAAACCTGGAGGACGCCCCGGAGCTGGTGAACAACGAACCCTACGCCGGAGGCTGGATGATCAGAATCAAGCCTGCGAATGCAGCGGAAATGGACGAACTCATGACGAAAGACGCTTACCTTGCCATGCTGAAAGGATAA
- the trkA gene encoding Trk system potassium transporter TrkA, which yields MKIIIIGAGEVGFHIASRLSAENKNVVVIDKSEASLLRVSEQLDVQTVMGSGSNPEILEEAGLKNAEIVLAVTDSDETNLVACLVANLMSPSTKKLARLREAVWDSYHEQFHNRPPHIDSIINPEIEVVKTIERLLTVPGAVDAGEFENGGLKFAGILLAKGSRLDNVRLENMATVLGEKPPLITAIVRNGELIIPSGRDRLLNQDLVYFICTDAQLTNTLKMFDKDREELRRVMIVGGGRIGYRLAQQLEKKSVHTKIIERDPKRCSLLAENLGRALVLCADGSDQDILMAENIQDMDAVVTVTNDEETNVLVSMLSKQKGVSKTITKIDRFSYFNLMASIGLHRIVSPRLSAINSILQHIRKGKVLSDITLKGEQAEVIEAVALETSSIVGKPLRNISFPKEALLAGIITEEDIIIPSGDSVVHPGDRVIIFAKRQAVPKIEQFLTVKLEFF from the coding sequence ATGAAGATCATCATTATCGGTGCCGGTGAAGTCGGGTTTCACATCGCCAGCCGTTTGAGTGCGGAAAACAAGAATGTCGTGGTTATCGACAAGAGTGAGGCATCGCTCCTGCGCGTTTCCGAACAACTGGATGTGCAGACGGTCATGGGCTCCGGAAGCAATCCCGAAATTCTGGAGGAGGCCGGGCTCAAGAACGCGGAAATCGTGCTCGCCGTGACCGACAGCGACGAAACCAACCTGGTGGCCTGCCTCGTCGCCAATCTCATGTCCCCGTCAACCAAAAAACTGGCCCGTCTTCGGGAAGCCGTCTGGGACAGCTATCACGAACAGTTTCACAATCGCCCGCCCCATATCGACAGCATTATCAACCCGGAAATCGAGGTGGTCAAAACCATCGAACGGCTTCTGACGGTGCCGGGAGCCGTGGACGCCGGGGAGTTCGAAAACGGCGGCCTCAAGTTTGCCGGAATCCTGCTGGCGAAAGGTTCCCGGCTCGACAATGTCCGCCTCGAGAACATGGCCACCGTACTGGGTGAAAAACCACCCCTGATCACCGCTATCGTCCGCAATGGAGAACTCATCATCCCCAGCGGCAGGGACCGCTTGCTGAACCAGGACCTGGTCTATTTCATCTGTACGGATGCACAGCTGACCAACACATTGAAAATGTTCGACAAAGACAGGGAAGAGCTCAGAAGGGTGATGATCGTCGGAGGCGGGCGCATCGGTTACCGCCTTGCCCAGCAACTGGAGAAGAAATCGGTTCACACCAAAATCATCGAGCGCGACCCGAAACGCTGTTCCTTGCTCGCGGAAAATTTGGGCAGGGCCCTGGTGCTCTGTGCCGACGGATCCGACCAGGACATCCTCATGGCCGAAAACATCCAGGACATGGACGCTGTTGTCACGGTGACCAACGACGAGGAGACCAATGTTCTCGTCTCGATGCTCTCCAAGCAGAAGGGGGTTTCCAAAACAATCACCAAGATCGACCGGTTCAGCTATTTTAACCTGATGGCGAGCATCGGCCTTCACCGCATCGTCAGCCCACGGCTGTCGGCCATCAATTCCATTTTACAACATATCCGCAAGGGAAAGGTGTTGTCGGACATCACCCTGAAGGGCGAGCAGGCCGAGGTGATCGAGGCCGTTGCTCTGGAAACGTCCAGCATCGTTGGAAAACCCCTCAGGAACATTTCCTTCCCCAAAGAGGCCCTCCTGGCCGGTATCATCACCGAGGAGGATATCATCATTCCATCGGGCGACAGCGTCGTCCATCCCGGCGACCGCGTGATCATTTTTGCCAAACGACAGGCTGTTCCCAAAATCGAACAATTTCTGACGGTCAAGCTGGAGTTCTTTTAA
- the gcvT gene encoding glycine cleavage system aminomethyltransferase GcvT, which yields MESIPRTIFYDRHVALGAKIVEFGGWEMPVQYPSGIVQEHLATRKRAGLFDVSHMGRLIVRGKNKLPFLQHVLSNNAEALDVGESQYTLIPNERGGALDDAYLYRFAEEEYLLVVNAANRQKDWEHLQDHVSKMGGVEMIDRTFETAMLSLQGPLSKDILLALIDGGSLPDPLRNRLGRVTLGGSEVLVARTGYTGEPICFELFVENADALNLWDALVKKGSVPVGLGARDTLRLEAALPLYGHELGEDPENHEIPVFAMPLSRFAVSFSPLKGDFVGRAALEKQFAALKKIFNHDFSAIRDLPRRIMPVALKGKGVARAGYKIFHKNKHAGYITSGTMVPYWHSRGEGIASSLTESHSLRGICLALLDSDIGEGDTLEIEMRGRRIPALVVPYHMRSEAPPYARAIPWNKLRGEKKNPDEEKTVAKARNLLTRAIRNTSWRQKECINLIPSEQTQSSVVRLLSIMDPCGRYAEHKQVTAFNEAEVFYYQATDFIENVEKLLEEELRSYLECPQVETRLISGQMANAAVFSALVDYLNRADRKREQRRIRKVMNNHIIRGGHLSAQPMGALRDFVTRDPKTEKPAVVNFPVLAENPYKIDVDACEALLETHRPELIIFGKSMTLYREPVAEIRAMVDELGLNCTIMYDMAHVLGLIGPHFQRPFAEGADLVTGSTHKTFFGTQRGIVGARFDDGDPAYELWLALRRRAFPGSVSNHHLGTLLGLLMATYELNYFKDEYQENIIRNAKTFAAALASCGLDVAGEPGISFTQTHQVILNVGYAKGPEIADRLEANNIIVNYQAAPQEEGFTASGSLRMGVQEMTRFGMRPAHFEELAGLLAEVIRHGRTVKEEVAAFRKRFATMQYCFSEAEFEGEIQKLHTLLR from the coding sequence ATGGAATCAATTCCCAGAACCATTTTTTATGACCGCCACGTAGCGCTAGGGGCTAAAATTGTCGAGTTCGGCGGGTGGGAGATGCCGGTTCAGTACCCGTCCGGCATCGTCCAGGAACACCTTGCCACACGCAAGAGGGCCGGCCTTTTCGACGTCTCGCACATGGGGCGCCTGATCGTCCGCGGAAAGAACAAGCTGCCATTTTTGCAGCACGTGCTGTCCAACAACGCCGAAGCCCTGGATGTCGGCGAAAGCCAGTACACCCTCATCCCCAATGAAAGGGGCGGTGCTCTCGACGACGCCTATCTCTATCGGTTCGCGGAGGAGGAGTACCTTTTGGTGGTCAACGCCGCCAACCGCCAAAAGGACTGGGAACACCTGCAGGATCATGTTTCGAAAATGGGGGGCGTGGAGATGATCGACCGCACATTCGAAACGGCCATGCTCAGCCTGCAGGGACCGCTTTCAAAGGATATCCTGTTGGCCCTGATCGATGGGGGATCCCTGCCGGACCCTTTGAGGAACAGGCTGGGCAGGGTCACCCTGGGCGGAAGCGAGGTCCTCGTGGCTCGTACGGGATACACCGGGGAGCCCATCTGCTTCGAACTCTTCGTGGAGAATGCGGACGCGTTAAATCTGTGGGATGCTTTAGTCAAAAAAGGCAGCGTGCCGGTTGGCCTGGGGGCCAGGGACACGCTGAGGCTCGAGGCGGCCCTGCCATTGTACGGCCACGAGCTGGGCGAGGACCCGGAAAACCATGAAATTCCGGTATTCGCCATGCCCCTGTCACGGTTTGCGGTCAGTTTTTCACCTCTCAAGGGAGATTTTGTGGGCCGTGCCGCCCTCGAAAAACAGTTTGCCGCCTTGAAAAAAATCTTCAACCACGACTTTTCAGCCATCCGTGACCTCCCCCGGCGGATCATGCCTGTGGCGCTCAAAGGCAAGGGGGTCGCCCGCGCCGGTTACAAAATATTCCACAAGAACAAACACGCCGGCTACATTACCAGCGGCACCATGGTGCCCTACTGGCACTCCCGGGGGGAAGGGATCGCCTCTTCGCTCACGGAATCCCACAGCCTCAGAGGCATCTGCCTGGCGCTCCTGGACAGCGACATCGGTGAAGGCGATACGCTCGAAATCGAAATGAGGGGCCGGCGTATACCGGCCCTGGTCGTTCCCTACCACATGCGGAGCGAAGCGCCTCCGTATGCCCGGGCCATACCCTGGAACAAGCTGCGCGGAGAAAAAAAAAACCCCGATGAAGAAAAAACCGTCGCCAAGGCCCGCAACCTCTTGACCCGGGCCATCCGGAATACATCCTGGCGGCAAAAAGAGTGCATCAACCTCATTCCGTCGGAGCAGACCCAGTCCAGTGTTGTGAGGCTGCTCTCCATCATGGACCCGTGCGGGCGGTATGCCGAGCACAAACAGGTTACCGCCTTCAACGAAGCCGAGGTCTTCTACTATCAGGCCACCGATTTTATCGAAAACGTGGAAAAACTTCTGGAGGAAGAGCTCCGCAGCTATTTGGAGTGCCCGCAGGTCGAAACCCGGCTCATCTCCGGCCAAATGGCCAATGCCGCTGTCTTCAGCGCCCTGGTTGACTACCTCAACCGCGCCGACAGAAAGAGGGAGCAGCGGCGCATCCGCAAAGTGATGAACAACCACATCATCCGCGGCGGTCACCTCAGTGCCCAACCCATGGGAGCCCTGCGTGACTTTGTGACCCGGGACCCGAAAACCGAAAAGCCGGCCGTGGTCAACTTCCCGGTGTTGGCGGAAAACCCCTATAAAATAGATGTGGATGCGTGCGAAGCCCTGCTGGAAACCCATCGGCCCGAGCTGATCATTTTCGGAAAAAGCATGACGCTCTACCGCGAACCCGTGGCGGAGATCCGTGCCATGGTCGATGAACTCGGTCTTAACTGTACTATTATGTACGACATGGCCCACGTGCTGGGTCTCATCGGCCCCCACTTCCAAAGGCCCTTTGCAGAAGGAGCCGACCTGGTGACCGGCTCGACCCACAAAACCTTTTTCGGTACCCAGCGGGGCATTGTCGGGGCGCGCTTCGATGACGGCGACCCTGCATATGAATTGTGGCTGGCCCTGAGGCGCCGGGCTTTCCCCGGCAGCGTCAGCAACCATCACCTGGGAACCCTGCTGGGACTGCTCATGGCCACTTACGAATTGAACTATTTCAAGGACGAATACCAGGAAAATATCATTCGCAATGCCAAGACGTTCGCGGCGGCGCTGGCCTCCTGCGGCCTCGATGTCGCCGGGGAGCCAGGCATCTCTTTCACACAGACCCACCAGGTCATCCTAAATGTCGGCTACGCCAAAGGCCCGGAGATAGCGGATCGCCTGGAAGCAAACAACATCATCGTCAACTATCAGGCCGCACCGCAAGAGGAGGGGTTTACCGCATCGGGATCACTCAGGATGGGTGTTCAGGAAATGACCCGTTTCGGCATGCGGCCCGCCCATTTCGAAGAACTTGCCGGGTTGCTGGCAGAAGTCATCCGCCACGGCCGGACCGTCAAAGAGGAGGTCGCCGCCTTTAGAAAACGGTTTGCAACCATGCAATACTGCTTTTCCGAGGCCGAATTCGAAGGTGAAATCCAGAAATTGCATACACTCTTGCGCTAA
- the gcvPB gene encoding aminomethyl-transferring glycine dehydrogenase subunit GcvPB, with the protein MNNTVGTTGLVLNEPLLWEMGKKGRIGFSLPRSDVDPAPLDDGLTGTGPDFPDLSEVDIVRHYTRLSSWNFGVDSGMYPLGSCTMKYNPKTNEKQASLPGLAQAHPLLPPQLAQGALKIMFDLERYLAEITGMSAVTLQPAAGAHGELTGMLLFYTFHKSNNQQRSKILIPDTAHGTNPASAALCGFTSVPVKSGAGGILSPETVAGLMDEDTAGIMITNPNTLGLFEDNIRQVADIVHAKGGLVYADGANMNAVMGIVNMADLGVDILHLNLHKTFSTPHGGGGPGSGPVCVTRELEPFLPVPRVVMENERYRLTYNRPESIGKIHAFYGNFGIQIRAYAYILSMGADLKRASQFAVLSANYIKERLKGVYHLPYDKPCMHECVFTDQNQRKHKVSTLDIAKRLIDYGFHPPTIYFPLVVQGALMIEPTETEPKENIDRLVDALIAIAAEAEERPELLTEAPVKPKVRRLDETAAARKPCLSG; encoded by the coding sequence ATGAACAACACCGTTGGAACCACAGGATTGGTACTTAACGAACCCCTCCTCTGGGAAATGGGTAAAAAGGGCCGGATCGGGTTTTCTCTGCCGCGTAGCGATGTCGACCCGGCGCCCCTCGACGACGGTCTCACGGGAACAGGTCCCGATTTTCCGGATCTGAGTGAAGTCGATATCGTCCGGCACTACACCCGGCTTTCCTCATGGAATTTCGGCGTCGATTCGGGCATGTACCCCCTGGGGTCTTGCACCATGAAATACAACCCCAAGACCAACGAAAAACAGGCCTCCCTTCCCGGCCTGGCCCAGGCGCATCCGCTCCTGCCGCCGCAACTGGCCCAGGGGGCTCTGAAAATCATGTTCGATCTCGAACGCTATCTGGCTGAAATCACCGGAATGTCCGCGGTCACCCTGCAACCGGCGGCCGGCGCTCATGGGGAACTGACCGGGATGCTGCTTTTCTACACTTTCCACAAGAGCAACAACCAGCAGCGTTCCAAAATCCTCATTCCGGACACCGCCCATGGAACCAACCCGGCCAGTGCGGCGCTGTGCGGGTTCACATCCGTACCCGTCAAATCCGGTGCCGGGGGAATCCTTTCCCCGGAAACCGTTGCCGGGCTCATGGACGAAGATACCGCCGGCATCATGATCACCAACCCCAACACACTGGGACTTTTCGAGGACAACATACGGCAGGTGGCTGACATCGTTCACGCCAAGGGCGGGCTCGTCTATGCGGACGGCGCCAATATGAACGCCGTCATGGGCATCGTCAACATGGCCGACCTGGGGGTTGACATCCTGCACCTCAACCTCCACAAAACCTTTTCGACACCCCACGGCGGCGGTGGTCCCGGGAGCGGCCCGGTGTGTGTTACCCGCGAGCTGGAACCCTTTCTGCCGGTTCCCCGGGTAGTCATGGAAAACGAACGGTACCGGCTCACTTACAACCGTCCCGAGAGCATCGGTAAGATTCACGCGTTTTACGGCAATTTCGGCATCCAGATCAGAGCCTACGCCTACATCCTCTCCATGGGGGCCGACCTGAAAAGAGCCAGCCAGTTTGCCGTGTTGAGCGCCAATTACATCAAGGAACGCCTCAAAGGGGTCTACCATCTCCCCTACGACAAACCCTGCATGCACGAGTGCGTCTTTACCGATCAAAACCAGCGCAAGCACAAGGTAAGCACCCTCGACATCGCCAAACGGCTGATCGACTACGGCTTTCACCCGCCGACAATCTACTTTCCGCTGGTGGTGCAGGGAGCCCTGATGATAGAGCCCACGGAAACCGAACCCAAGGAAAATATCGACCGGCTCGTGGATGCGCTCATCGCCATTGCCGCGGAAGCCGAGGAAAGGCCCGAACTTTTAACGGAAGCACCGGTCAAGCCGAAAGTCCGACGCCTGGACGAGACCGCCGCCGCCCGTAAACCGTGTCTGTCCGGATAA
- a CDS encoding glucosaminidase domain-containing protein, translating into MESRARSHLLQKRLSLTAQYLMGRILTYGLCLLFAALLAACEPSSPNAPESSQTPGSPVKTISSPVEIGSMKALGQYYDSIGFNLSKNPDILYDVPRLQITHIPKNWKQETSIPLKQSVFFRTMIIMALEVNEEILKERCRLINLETEQQMTENDRKWLASVMKKYRVSKRKGPYTPAEMAELHIRIDIIPASLTVVQAAIESAWGSSRFAREGNALFGQWTVKGRGIKARKSDAWLAAFDSPRASVAAYCLNLNTHPSYSIFRVARAAMRRECRPLNGLELAQHLEKYSAKGVEYTSLVENMIIRHGLEVADRAQLSEGPEIAVQLLDSPAAYSDTTS; encoded by the coding sequence ATGGAATCGCGCGCCCGGTCGCATCTCTTGCAAAAACGCCTTTCGCTGACGGCTCAATACCTGATGGGCAGGATCCTGACATACGGCTTGTGCCTGCTTTTTGCTGCGTTGCTCGCAGCCTGCGAACCCTCTTCCCCCAACGCCCCGGAATCATCACAGACGCCCGGTTCACCGGTGAAAACGATATCCAGCCCAGTCGAAATCGGAAGCATGAAGGCGTTGGGGCAGTATTACGACTCCATTGGCTTCAACCTCTCCAAGAATCCCGATATTCTGTATGACGTTCCCCGCCTGCAAATTACCCACATCCCCAAAAACTGGAAGCAGGAAACATCCATCCCACTGAAACAATCGGTCTTTTTCCGCACCATGATCATCATGGCGCTCGAGGTGAACGAAGAGATCCTGAAAGAGCGCTGCCGGCTGATCAACCTGGAAACAGAGCAGCAGATGACGGAAAACGATCGAAAATGGCTGGCAAGTGTGATGAAAAAGTACCGGGTGTCGAAACGGAAGGGGCCCTACACCCCTGCCGAGATGGCGGAGCTGCACATCAGGATAGACATCATCCCGGCCTCTTTGACCGTGGTCCAGGCAGCCATTGAAAGCGCCTGGGGCAGTTCTCGCTTTGCCCGCGAGGGCAACGCCCTTTTCGGGCAGTGGACTGTCAAGGGCCGCGGTATCAAGGCCAGAAAAAGCGACGCCTGGCTGGCCGCCTTTGACTCGCCCCGCGCATCGGTTGCCGCTTACTGCCTGAACCTCAATACCCATCCGTCCTACTCGATCTTTAGAGTCGCCCGAGCGGCCATGCGGCGGGAGTGTCGTCCGCTTAACGGCCTGGAACTGGCTCAGCACCTCGAAAAATATTCAGCCAAAGGCGTTGAGTACACCAGCCTGGTGGAAAACATGATCATCAGGCATGGCCTGGAAGTTGCCGACCGGGCCCAGCTGTCCGAAGGACCGGAAATTGCCGTCCAGCTGCTGGACAGTCCTGCCGCGTATAGTGATACAACCTCCTGA
- a CDS encoding TrkH family potassium uptake protein → MRWRYIISSVGLLILFLAMAMLTTLSVSFWYRDGSARPILFSAVITAFCGAALYFGFRDRTIDSLRPREGMAIVTLGWVAASTFGALPFFLGIEACTVTDAFFESMSGFTTTGASILENIESTGNGILFWRSLIQWLGGMGIIVLSIAILPFLRVGGMQLYKAEVPSPVPDKLKPRIKETAALLWKVYLLFSIAMVALLLAGGMSLFESICHAFTTMPTGGFSPRNLSIAHYQSPYFDTIFTIFMIFAGINFTLHYQFLRGKTLVFWRDVECRFFLILLAVLIAVVSIDLHGRVYHHLSESIRYAAFQVTSIITTTGFATADYLQWPAMSQLILLTCMFIGASAGSTGGGVKILRVILLFKYCYREIFSMIHPQSVTHIKIGGRKVPDAVIRSVIGFLSLYVGLFVICTILIAGMGVDFSTAIGAVAASIGNIGPGLGHVGPVGNYAGLPAAGKWLLAWCMLLGRLEIYTVIIFLAPEFWRK, encoded by the coding sequence ATGCGCTGGCGCTACATCATCTCTTCAGTGGGGTTGCTGATCCTCTTTCTCGCCATGGCAATGCTTACCACCCTCAGCGTCAGTTTCTGGTATCGGGACGGAAGCGCGAGGCCCATCCTTTTCTCCGCCGTCATCACGGCTTTCTGCGGGGCCGCCCTGTACTTCGGCTTCAGGGACAGAACCATCGATTCGCTGAGGCCCCGCGAGGGCATGGCCATCGTTACGCTGGGATGGGTCGCCGCAAGCACCTTCGGGGCCCTGCCTTTCTTCCTGGGAATCGAGGCCTGCACCGTCACCGACGCCTTTTTCGAATCCATGTCCGGCTTCACGACCACCGGTGCGTCCATCCTGGAAAACATCGAGAGCACCGGCAATGGCATTCTGTTCTGGAGAAGCCTGATTCAATGGCTGGGGGGGATGGGCATCATTGTGCTTTCCATCGCCATCCTTCCCTTTCTGCGGGTGGGAGGCATGCAGCTTTACAAAGCCGAAGTCCCCAGCCCCGTTCCGGACAAACTGAAGCCCCGTATCAAGGAAACCGCGGCCCTTCTCTGGAAAGTCTACCTCCTGTTCTCCATCGCCATGGTCGCCCTTCTTTTGGCCGGCGGCATGAGCCTGTTCGAATCGATTTGCCATGCATTTACCACCATGCCCACCGGCGGTTTTTCACCGCGCAACCTTTCCATTGCCCACTATCAGAGCCCCTACTTCGATACGATCTTCACCATTTTCATGATCTTTGCCGGTATCAATTTCACGCTGCACTACCAATTTCTGCGCGGCAAAACGCTCGTTTTCTGGCGCGACGTGGAATGCCGCTTTTTCCTGATACTGTTGGCGGTGCTGATAGCCGTCGTCAGCATCGACCTTCACGGCAGGGTATATCACCACCTGAGCGAAAGCATACGTTACGCCGCCTTTCAGGTAACCTCCATCATCACCACCACCGGTTTTGCCACCGCCGACTATCTTCAATGGCCGGCCATGTCGCAACTCATTCTGTTGACATGCATGTTCATCGGCGCGTCCGCCGGTTCAACGGGCGGCGGCGTAAAAATCTTGAGGGTGATTCTGCTGTTCAAATACTGCTATCGGGAAATTTTTTCGATGATCCATCCCCAATCGGTGACTCACATAAAAATCGGCGGCAGAAAGGTTCCCGATGCCGTCATCAGGAGCGTTATCGGCTTTCTATCCCTGTATGTGGGGCTGTTTGTGATCTGTACGATCCTGATCGCCGGAATGGGGGTTGACTTTTCCACCGCCATCGGCGCGGTGGCTGCATCCATCGGCAACATCGGCCCGGGTCTCGGGCACGTCGGCCCGGTGGGCAATTATGCCGGACTGCCGGCTGCGGGCAAATGGCTGCTGGCATGGTGCATGCTTTTGGGTCGGCTGGAAATCTACACGGTGATCATCTTTCTGGCACCCGAGTTCTGGAGGAAGTAA
- the gcvPA gene encoding aminomethyl-transferring glycine dehydrogenase subunit GcvPA produces the protein MRYLPHTDDDVTQMLAVIGAASIDDLFASIPSDCRRREGLDLPAPMTEWELDKHMRKLASDMAVCPEHLVFMGAGSYDHYIPEAVKQLLGRSEFYTSYTPYQPEVSQGTLQAIYEYQTLVTRLLGMDVANASMYDGASGLAEALLMAVRVTHRKKVYVSSLCHPLYRQVVKTYFEPTGYQIVELPYLENGRTDLSKVDDLDACAGIAVQSPNFFGCIEDIETLAKKVHGDPKTLMIVSFTEPLAYGLLKSPGSLGADIACGEGQSLGVPRSFGGPGLGMFAAKKDYLRNMPGRLVGKTKDLEGRRGFVLTLSTREQHIRREKATSNICSNQGLCATAAAMYMAALGGTGIHALAALNRNKTAYLQGALKQAGLDLPFAAPTFNEFVVKFPAGFAETYNRLLGEKIVAGLPLESYYPELRDHYLLCATETMDREDMDLLVKEVTS, from the coding sequence ATGCGATATTTACCACACACAGACGACGACGTCACTCAAATGCTGGCCGTGATCGGCGCAGCCAGCATTGATGATTTGTTTGCATCCATTCCATCGGACTGCCGGCGTAGGGAGGGCCTCGACCTGCCTGCACCCATGACCGAATGGGAGCTGGACAAACACATGCGCAAACTGGCATCCGACATGGCGGTTTGCCCCGAACACCTCGTTTTCATGGGGGCCGGCAGCTACGACCACTATATCCCCGAAGCCGTGAAACAGCTGCTGGGAAGGTCCGAATTTTACACCTCCTACACGCCCTACCAGCCGGAGGTCAGCCAGGGAACCCTGCAGGCGATTTACGAATACCAGACGCTCGTTACCCGTCTTCTCGGTATGGACGTGGCCAATGCCTCCATGTACGACGGGGCATCCGGTCTGGCCGAGGCCCTGCTGATGGCAGTTCGGGTGACCCACCGTAAAAAAGTTTACGTCTCCAGCCTGTGCCACCCCCTTTACCGGCAGGTGGTGAAGACCTACTTCGAACCCACCGGCTACCAGATTGTGGAACTCCCCTATCTCGAAAACGGCAGAACCGATCTGTCGAAAGTCGACGACCTGGATGCATGCGCCGGCATCGCGGTCCAGTCTCCCAATTTTTTCGGCTGTATCGAAGATATCGAAACCCTGGCAAAAAAAGTCCACGGTGACCCGAAAACCCTGATGATCGTTTCCTTCACCGAGCCACTGGCTTACGGACTTTTGAAAAGCCCCGGCAGCCTGGGCGCGGATATCGCCTGCGGGGAGGGCCAAAGCCTGGGCGTCCCCCGGTCGTTCGGCGGTCCGGGATTGGGTATGTTCGCCGCTAAAAAGGACTATCTGCGCAATATGCCCGGGCGCCTGGTAGGGAAAACCAAGGATCTGGAAGGCCGGAGGGGATTCGTTCTGACCCTGTCTACCAGAGAGCAGCACATCAGAAGGGAAAAGGCGACGTCAAACATCTGCTCCAACCAGGGCCTTTGCGCCACGGCCGCGGCCATGTACATGGCAGCCCTGGGCGGAACCGGTATTCACGCACTGGCCGCGCTCAACCGAAACAAGACCGCCTATCTGCAAGGCGCCCTGAAACAGGCCGGATTGGACCTCCCCTTCGCCGCCCCCACCTTCAATGAATTCGTCGTCAAGTTTCCTGCCGGCTTCGCGGAGACCTACAACCGGCTTCTTGGCGAGAAAATCGTGGCCGGCCTGCCGCTGGAATCCTACTACCCGGAACTCAGAGACCATTACCTGCTGTGCGCAACGGAAACCATGGACAGGGAAGACATGGACCTGCTGGTAAAGGAGGTGACATCATGA